Proteins encoded within one genomic window of Brachybacterium sp. P6-10-X1:
- a CDS encoding phosphotriesterase: MTTPEPTVQTVTGAVEASELGVVLPHEHLFNDLRGCLVEPTYPFSRILPDRPVDPSVQWALKQDPYCSPDNVAPKDVAGVRAEATAFQDVGGGTIVDATGSAAIGRSPQDLVHLSRQTGLHVIMSTGPYLEKFEGERLTTSGVDELAQHIVGELREGVGEDRVRAGMIGEVGVSPDFTAGERAGLRAAALAQHDNPDVAMNIHMPGWQRRGDEVLDIAVTEMGADPSRISLAHSDPSGADVDYQRRLLDRGVWLEFDMIGLDISFPGEGASPAIGDTADAVAHLVELGYGDQILLSHDLFLKQMWSSLGGSGFVLVPTAFLELLVARGVDRTRADQLITTNPQRYLGGTR, from the coding sequence ATGACCACGCCGGAACCGACGGTGCAGACCGTGACGGGCGCCGTGGAGGCGTCCGAGCTCGGCGTCGTCCTCCCGCACGAGCATCTGTTCAACGACCTGCGCGGGTGCCTGGTCGAGCCGACCTATCCGTTCAGCCGCATCCTGCCCGACCGCCCCGTCGACCCCTCTGTGCAATGGGCGCTCAAGCAGGATCCGTACTGCAGCCCCGACAACGTCGCCCCGAAGGACGTCGCCGGGGTGCGCGCCGAGGCCACGGCGTTCCAGGACGTCGGCGGAGGAACGATCGTCGACGCCACCGGATCCGCGGCGATCGGGCGGTCTCCGCAGGATCTCGTCCATCTCTCCCGCCAGACGGGCCTGCACGTGATCATGTCGACCGGCCCCTATCTGGAGAAGTTCGAGGGAGAGCGCCTCACGACCTCCGGCGTGGACGAACTCGCGCAGCACATCGTGGGCGAGCTCCGGGAGGGCGTCGGCGAGGATCGCGTGCGCGCCGGCATGATCGGGGAGGTCGGCGTCTCACCGGACTTCACCGCCGGCGAGCGCGCCGGACTGCGCGCCGCCGCCCTCGCCCAGCACGACAATCCCGACGTCGCGATGAACATCCACATGCCCGGCTGGCAGCGCCGCGGCGACGAGGTGCTCGACATCGCCGTGACCGAGATGGGCGCGGATCCCTCGCGGATCTCCCTCGCCCACAGCGATCCGTCCGGGGCCGACGTCGACTACCAGCGTCGGCTCCTGGATCGCGGCGTCTGGCTCGAGTTCGACATGATCGGGCTGGACATCTCCTTCCCGGGCGAAGGGGCCTCCCCCGCGATCGGCGACACCGCCGATGCCGTGGCCCACCTGGTCGAGCTCGGGTACGGCGATCAGATCCTGCTCAGCCACGACCTGTTCCTCAAGCAGATGTGGAGCAGCCTGGGCGGCAGCGGATTCGTGCTCGTGCCGACCGCCTTCCTCGAGCTGCTGGTGGCGCGGGGCGTGGACCGCACCCGGGCCGACCAGCTCATCACCACCAACCCGCAGCGGTACCTCGGAGGAACCCGATGA